GCAAAGCCGCCGCCAAGGGTTCCAGCGGCGATACGCCAAGGCCCCAACCGGGCAGCAGAATCAGTCGATCACGCATGGCTTGGCTCCGGTCCCAGTTCGCTAAAACACTCCGCCAATGCATTCAACAATAGCTGGACCTGGGCTTCGCTGTGGGCGGCGGACAAGGTCACCCGCAGACGCGCGCTGCCCGCAGGAACGGTCGGCGGGCGAATGGCGCTGACCATCAGGCCGCGCTCGCGCAGCTTCTGCGACAGGCGCACGGCCCGCGCGCTGTCGCCAATCAGGATCGGCTGGATCGGCGTGAAACTGTCCATCAGCGTCAGCCCGATCTGCTCCGCACCGCGGCGGAACTGGCGGATCAGGGTATTCAGATGCTCCCGCCGCCAATGCTCGCTGCGCAGCAGTTCCAGGCTTTTCAGGGTCGCGCAGGCCAGGGCCGGCGGCTGGCTGGTGGTGTAGATATAAGGACGGGCGAACTGCACCAGGCTTTCGATCAACTCCTCGCTACCGGCGACAAAGGCCCCGGCGGTGCCGAACGCCTTGCCGAGGGTGCCGACCAGTACCGGCACCTCGTCCTGGCTCAAGCCGAAGTGCTCGGCGATCCCTCCACCGTTGGCCCCCAAAGGCCCGAAACCATGGGCGTCGTCGACCATCAGCCAGGCGCCCCTGGCCCGGGTTTCACGGGCCAGCGCCGGCAGGTCGGCGAGGTCGCCGTCCATGCTGAACACCCCATCGGTGACCACCAGGGTATTGCCGGTGGCTTTCTCCAGGCGCTTGGCCAGGCTGTCGGCATCGTTGTGCAGGTAACGGTTGAAGCGCGCCCCGCAAAGCAGCCCGGCATCCAGCAACGAGGCGTGGTTGAGGCGGTCTTGCAGCACCGTATCGCCCTGGCCGACCAGGGCGGTGACCGCGCCAAGGTTGGCCATGTAGCCGGTGGTGAAAAGCAGCGCCCGCGGGCGGCCGGTGAATTCGGCCAGGGCTTCTTCCAACTGATGGTGGGGCGTGCTGTGGCCAATCACCAGGTGCGAAGCGCCGCCGCCCACGCCCCAGCGGGACGCACCGGCGCGCCAGGCTTCGATCACTTGCGGGTGATTGGCCAGGCCCAGGTAATCGTTGTTACAGAACGCCAGCAAGGGCTGGCCGTCGACCACCACTTGAGGCCCTTGCGGGCTTTCCAGCAGCGGGCGCTGGCGGTAGAGGTTTTCGGCACGACGGGCAGCGAGACGCGCGCGGAGATCGAAAGACATGCAAGCCTCGCAGGCAAGGAAAGAAACGTCATCCCTGTAGGAGCGGCCGGTCGACGCTCGATTGCCCGCGATCCAGACACCTCGGTGTTCCTGGCTCACGCGGTGAGCCATTCGCGGGCAAGCCTCGCTCCTACAGAGGCGGTAGATCAGACGGCGGCGTTATAGAACTGCTCGCTGCTCTTCTGCTCCACCAGCGCCTGTTCGATGGCTGCCTGGTGCACCTCGTCGGCGTGTTCTTCGCGGGCTTCCGGGGCGATGCCCAGGCGCGCGAACAACTGCATGTCCTTGTCGGCCTGCGGGTTGGCGGTGGTCAGCAGTTTTTCACCGTAGAAGATCGAGTTGGCGCCGGCGAAGAATGCCAGGGCCTGCATCTGCTCGTTCATCGCCTCACGGCCGGCGGACAGGCGCACATGGGATTGGGGCATGAGGATGCGAGCCACGGCCAGCATGCGGATGAAGTCGAACGGATCGACGTCCTCGGAGTTTTCCAGCGGTGTGCCGGCGACCTTCACCAGCATGTTGATCGGCACCGACTCCGGGTGCTCCGGCAGGTTGGCCAGCTGGATCAGCAGGCCGGCGCGGTCGTCGAGGGACTCGCCCATGCCGAGGATGCCGCCGGAGCAGATCTTCATCCCGGCATCGCGCACGTAGGCCAGGGTCTGCAGGCGCTCGCTATAGGTACGGGTAGTGATGATGTTGCCGTAGAACTCCGGCGAGGTATCGAGGTTGTGGTTGTAGTAGTCCAGGCCGGCCTTGGCCAGCGCTTCGGTCTGGTCCTGGTCCAGGCGGCCGAGGGTCATGCAGGTCTCCAGGCCCATAGCCTTCACGCCCTTGACCATCTCCAACACGTACGGCATGTCCTTGGCCGAAGGATGTTTCCAGGCCGCGCCCATGCAGAACCGGGTCGAACCGATGGCCTTGGCCCGCGCCGCCTCGTCGAGGACCTTCTGCACTTCCATCAGCTTTTCTTTTTCCAGGCCGGTGTTGTAGTGACCGGACTGCGGACAATATTTGCAATCTTCCGGGCAGGCGCCGGTCTTGATCGACAACAGGGTGGAAACCTGGACGCGGTTGGCGTCGAAATGCGCGCGGTGCACCGTTTGCGCCTGGAACAGCAGGTCATTGAACGGCTGGACGAACAGGGCTTTGACTTCAGCCAAAGTCCAGTCATGACGCAGGTGGGCAGTGGTGCTGGCGCTCATGGGCGATTCCTTGATTATGCTTGGCAAGCGGCTGCGGGAAGGCAATACCCACAGCGGCGACACGGATGTCGGGCATATTTAAGGAAGCGCCATGCACTGTCAACCACATTACCAAGGACAGGTTTACATCTGGTTAAAAAACAAACAAACCTGTCTGCTCTGCGACGAGTCGACCGACACCCCGCAGCCCATCTGCACCGCCTGTGAAACCGAACTGCCGTGGCTCGGCGCGCATTGCCAGGTCTGCGCCCTGCCCTTGCCCGCGGCTGGCCTGACGTGCGGACAATGCCTCAAGCAACCGCCCGCCTTTGCCCAGGTGATCGCGCCCTGGCGTTATGGCTTTCCCGTGGACAGCCTGGTCAGCCGCTTCAAGCACAACGGCAAATGGCCCTTTGGCCGTCTTTTGGCCGAACTTCTCGCACAATCCCTGCAACATCGTTTTGCCGAGGATCTGCCGCGTCCCGATGCCCTGCTGCCGGTGCCCCTGGCCCGCCAGCGCCTGCGCCAGCGCGGCTACAACCAGGCGGCGATGCTGGCGCGCTGGCTGGGTGCAACCCTGGACATTCCCTGCGACGACGCCTCGTTGCAGCGCATCCAGGACACCCCGCCGCAACAAGGGCTGGATGCCCGGGCCCGGCAACGCAACCTGCGCCAGGCCTTCGCGCTCGCGCCCGGGGCACCGGTCCGCGGCCGGCACCTGGCACTGGTGGACGACGTGTTCACCACCGGCGCCACCACCCGGGCCCTGGCGCAGTTACTGCGCCAGGCCGGGGCGCGGCGGGTAGACGTGTATTGCCTGGCCCGCACGCCGAAACCCGGCGAACCCGACGGAACTTGACTCCCGGGGCTCAAGCCGCAAACCTCTTTACCACTTCCAGCGTTCAAAGCGTCCCGCCATGCCCTTGCCCACCTTGTTGACCCAGCACATCGCCCGTCGTCCGCAGCGCATCGCCCTGCTGCAACACATCGCCGAACAAGGCTCGATCACCCGCGCCGCGAAAAGCGCCGGCCTGAGCTACAAGGCCGCCTGGGACGCCATCGACGAATTGAACAACCTGGCGCAAAAGCCCCTGGTCGAACGCAGCGTCGGCGGCAAGGGCGGCGGCGGCGCCAGGCTGTCGCTCGAAGGCGAACGGGTGCTGCGCCTATACCAGCGCCTGCAAGCCTTGCAGGCCCAGGTCCTGGAAGCCGCCGAAGACGCCGCCGACCTCGACCTGCTGGGCCGCCTGATGCTGCGGACCAGTGCCCGCAACCAGTTGCACGGCACGGTCCAGGCTATCGAAGCGCAGGGCTGCAACGACCTGGTGCGCCTGGCGCTGGCCGAGCACCTGTCGATCCAGGCTCAAATCACCCACGACAGCACCCTGCGCCTGGAGCTGGAACCCGGCACCGAAGTGGTGGCGCTGATCAAGGCCGGCTGGCTGGAACTGCTGGCCGCCGAACAGCCTGCAACACCCGGACACAATTGCCTGGAGGGCAGCCTGGAAGAAATCCTCGACGCCCAGGACGGCCCCTGCGAGCTGCGGATTACCCTGCCCAGCGGCCAGACCCTCTGCGCCCTGGCCGAACCGCTGCAACTGCGAAACCTTGGCCTGAGCGCCGGCAAACCGGTGCGGGTACAGTTCTCGCCGTCCAACGTTCTGCTCGGCACCCCGCTCTGATCCCGCCTGCCTGTAGCCGCTAGCGATCGATTCGGGCGGCACTCCGACGAAGCAGGCGCCGCGCCTGATTTCGCAACGGCGGCATCGCGCTCTGCAATATGTTCGTCATCGACGCTCATTAAGGTGGCTGCAAAAACCAGCAGGAAGCCTGTGATGAGCCTATTAGAAGAAGACCAACCCACCGACCTCGAGCAGATGGTCGGCCTCAGCCGCCGTGGTTTCATCAGTGCCGGCGCCCTGTGCGGCGCAGCCCTGTTCCTGGGCGGCAACCTGCTGAGCCGCAGCGTGCTGGCCGCCAGTGTCAGCGCCGGCACCAGCAAACTGCTGGGCTTCGACAGCATCGCCGCCGCCACCAGCGACACCATTACCTTGCCGCCGGGCTACAAGTCCTCGGTGCTGATCAGCTGGGGCCAGCCCCTGCACAAGAACGGCCCGGCCTTCGACCCGAGCGGCAACGGCACCGCCGCGGCGCAGGAAGTCCAGTTCGGCGACAACAACGACGGCATGAGCCTGTTCGCCTTCCCGGACGACAAGAACCGCGCGCTGATCGCGATCAACAACGAATACACCAACTACCGCTACCTGTACCCCCACGGCGGCATGCCGCAGTCGGCGGAAGACGTGCGCAAGGCCCTGGCCAGCGAAGGCGTGTCGGTGATCGAGGTGCAGCGGCGCAACGGCCAGTGGCAGTTCGTCCAGGGCTCGCGCTACAACCGCCGCATCCACGGCAACGCGCCGATCCGCCTGAGCGGCCCGGCCGCCGGCCACGCCCTGATGAAAACCAGCGCCGACAAGAGCGGTCGCAAAGTCCTCGGCACCTTCCAGAACTGCGCCAACGGCAAGACGCCATGGGGCACCTATCTGACCTGCGAAGAGAACTTCACCGACTGCTTCGGCAGCAGCAACCCCCAGCAGGCATTCGATGCCGCGCAGAAACGCTATGGCGCCTCGGCGGCCAGCCGCGAGATCAACTGGCATCAGTTCGACCCACGTTTCGACCTGGCGAAAAACCCCAACGAACTCAACCGTCACGGCTGGGTGGTGGAGATCGACCCGTTCGACCCGCAATCCAAGCCGATCAAGCGCACCGCCCTGGGCCGCTTCAAGCATGAAAACGCCGCCCTGGCCGAAACCCGCGACGGGCGCGCCGTGGTCTACATGGGCGACGACGAGC
This portion of the Pseudomonas sp. MRSN 12121 genome encodes:
- a CDS encoding PhoX family phosphatase — translated: MSLLEEDQPTDLEQMVGLSRRGFISAGALCGAALFLGGNLLSRSVLAASVSAGTSKLLGFDSIAAATSDTITLPPGYKSSVLISWGQPLHKNGPAFDPSGNGTAAAQEVQFGDNNDGMSLFAFPDDKNRALIAINNEYTNYRYLYPHGGMPQSAEDVRKALASEGVSVIEVQRRNGQWQFVQGSRYNRRIHGNAPIRLSGPAAGHALMKTSADKSGRKVLGTFQNCANGKTPWGTYLTCEENFTDCFGSSNPQQAFDAAQKRYGASAASREINWHQFDPRFDLAKNPNELNRHGWVVEIDPFDPQSKPIKRTALGRFKHENAALAETRDGRAVVYMGDDERGEFIYKFVSRDRINHRNPKANRHLLDHGTLYVAIFDNGDGNPDHPKGRGKWVELTHGKNGIDASSGFADQAEVLIHARLAASVVKATRMDRPEWIVVSPKDGQVYCTLTNNSKRGEDGMPVGGPNPREKNVYGQILRWQTARGDHGSLDFTWDLFVVAGNPSVHAGKPKGGSSNITPQNMFNSPDGLGFDKAGRLWILTDGDSSNTGDFAGMGNNQMLCADPDTGEIRRFMVGPVGCEVTGITFSPDQKSLFVGIQHPGENGGSTFPEHLPNGKPRSSVMVITREDGGIVGA
- a CDS encoding TOBE domain-containing protein produces the protein MPLPTLLTQHIARRPQRIALLQHIAEQGSITRAAKSAGLSYKAAWDAIDELNNLAQKPLVERSVGGKGGGGARLSLEGERVLRLYQRLQALQAQVLEAAEDAADLDLLGRLMLRTSARNQLHGTVQAIEAQGCNDLVRLALAEHLSIQAQITHDSTLRLELEPGTEVVALIKAGWLELLAAEQPATPGHNCLEGSLEEILDAQDGPCELRITLPSGQTLCALAEPLQLRNLGLSAGKPVRVQFSPSNVLLGTPL
- the bioF gene encoding 8-amino-7-oxononanoate synthase encodes the protein MSFDLRARLAARRAENLYRQRPLLESPQGPQVVVDGQPLLAFCNNDYLGLANHPQVIEAWRAGASRWGVGGGASHLVIGHSTPHHQLEEALAEFTGRPRALLFTTGYMANLGAVTALVGQGDTVLQDRLNHASLLDAGLLCGARFNRYLHNDADSLAKRLEKATGNTLVVTDGVFSMDGDLADLPALARETRARGAWLMVDDAHGFGPLGANGGGIAEHFGLSQDEVPVLVGTLGKAFGTAGAFVAGSEELIESLVQFARPYIYTTSQPPALACATLKSLELLRSEHWRREHLNTLIRQFRRGAEQIGLTLMDSFTPIQPILIGDSARAVRLSQKLRERGLMVSAIRPPTVPAGSARLRVTLSAAHSEAQVQLLLNALAECFSELGPEPSHA
- the bioB gene encoding biotin synthase BioB, producing MSASTTAHLRHDWTLAEVKALFVQPFNDLLFQAQTVHRAHFDANRVQVSTLLSIKTGACPEDCKYCPQSGHYNTGLEKEKLMEVQKVLDEAARAKAIGSTRFCMGAAWKHPSAKDMPYVLEMVKGVKAMGLETCMTLGRLDQDQTEALAKAGLDYYNHNLDTSPEFYGNIITTRTYSERLQTLAYVRDAGMKICSGGILGMGESLDDRAGLLIQLANLPEHPESVPINMLVKVAGTPLENSEDVDPFDFIRMLAVARILMPQSHVRLSAGREAMNEQMQALAFFAGANSIFYGEKLLTTANPQADKDMQLFARLGIAPEAREEHADEVHQAAIEQALVEQKSSEQFYNAAV
- a CDS encoding ComF family protein; the encoded protein is MHCQPHYQGQVYIWLKNKQTCLLCDESTDTPQPICTACETELPWLGAHCQVCALPLPAAGLTCGQCLKQPPAFAQVIAPWRYGFPVDSLVSRFKHNGKWPFGRLLAELLAQSLQHRFAEDLPRPDALLPVPLARQRLRQRGYNQAAMLARWLGATLDIPCDDASLQRIQDTPPQQGLDARARQRNLRQAFALAPGAPVRGRHLALVDDVFTTGATTRALAQLLRQAGARRVDVYCLARTPKPGEPDGT